The Nocardioides panzhihuensis genome has a segment encoding these proteins:
- the mftE gene encoding mycofactocin biosynthesis peptidyl-dipeptidase MftE: MSLVDRPSPEIVPGGTVLVPVGSTEQHGPHLPLDVDTVIATAVADELAPLIGASVAPAVPIGASGEHQSFPGTISIGTAVLTSVLVELGRSLTTWAARVVLVNGHGGNLDAVTAAVTVLRAEGRKVAWVPCQVPYADPHAGLTETSLMLHLDPERVRLRQAVAGNTRPLRELLSQMCAGGVEAVSANGVLGDPTGASAEIGKRILAEMVFAAYDRLQIGVVAR, encoded by the coding sequence GTGAGCCTGGTCGACCGTCCGTCGCCGGAGATCGTGCCGGGCGGCACGGTCCTGGTGCCGGTCGGGTCCACCGAGCAGCACGGCCCTCACCTGCCGCTCGACGTCGACACCGTGATCGCGACCGCGGTCGCCGACGAGCTCGCCCCGCTCATCGGCGCCTCGGTCGCGCCGGCGGTGCCGATCGGGGCCAGCGGGGAGCACCAGTCGTTTCCGGGGACCATCTCGATCGGGACCGCGGTGCTGACCTCGGTCCTGGTCGAGCTCGGCCGCTCGCTGACCACCTGGGCCGCCCGGGTCGTCCTGGTCAACGGCCACGGCGGCAACCTGGACGCGGTCACGGCCGCCGTCACGGTCCTTCGCGCCGAGGGGAGAAAGGTCGCCTGGGTGCCCTGTCAGGTGCCCTACGCCGACCCGCACGCCGGGCTCACCGAGACCTCGCTGATGCTGCACCTGGACCCCGAACGGGTACGCCTGCGACAGGCCGTAGCGGGCAACACCCGGCCGCTGCGTGAGCTGCTGTCCCAGATGTGCGCCGGGGGAGTGGAGGCGGTCTCGGCCAACGGAGTCCTCGGCGACCCGACCGGCGCCAGTGCGGAGATCGGCAAACGAATCCTCGCCGAGATGGTCTTCGCTGCCTACGACCGTCTGCAGATCGGTGTCGTGGCGCGATGA
- the mftF gene encoding mycofactocin biosynthesis glycosyltransferase MftF (Members of this protein family, MftF, are glycosyltransferases, members of PF00535 (glycosyl transferase family 2). The encoding gene is found as part of the mycofactocin cassette, in Mycobacterium tuberculosis, many other Actinobacteria, and occasional members of other lineages. Mycofactocin itself, a putative redox carrier, is a heavily modified derivative of the C-terminal Val-Tyr dipeptide of the mycofactocin precursor MftA (TIGR03969).) codes for MTLPDGFTVRVRDDVRLRPTPDGGLSLVGGSPLRSMRLTPAAAGHVRNRQVRVGDTATDLIARRLLDGNLADPEGLTPVDPAELTVIVPAHDRPQHLHRCLAALDGLSVIVVDDASRDSDAVAEVVRRHSATLLALTENRGPAGARNAGLVRVTTPYVAFVDSDVTAVPTMLAQLAGHLADPRVALAGPLVRGHTDKARPSWFERHDVTASSLSLGTRACSVRPGAAVGWLPSACLVARTATLREAGGFAADLRVGEDVDLVWRLVEAGQVVRYQPDLEALHEVRDTVRGWLGRKLVYGTGGAELGRRHGDAIAPAVLSPAMATAAAAILAARWWSTPAALASLVWGSHAVDAALPDVPGRTGLAIRIAARGLGWSLRQESALLLRHWWPLTVVACLLSRTARRMVLAALVVDTAVALHETDIRPTTLLGRRLDDLAYGTGLWLGAARSRSVQCLTPRFARQPRASVPTRANNA; via the coding sequence ATGACGCTGCCGGATGGGTTCACGGTGCGGGTGCGCGATGACGTACGTCTCCGTCCGACGCCCGACGGAGGGCTGTCGCTGGTCGGCGGCTCCCCGTTGCGATCCATGCGCCTCACACCGGCCGCCGCCGGCCACGTGCGCAACCGGCAGGTACGGGTCGGCGACACCGCCACCGACCTCATCGCCCGCCGCCTGCTCGACGGCAACCTCGCCGACCCCGAGGGCCTGACGCCGGTCGACCCGGCTGAGCTCACCGTCATCGTCCCCGCCCACGACCGGCCACAACACCTCCACCGCTGCCTGGCCGCCCTCGACGGACTCAGCGTCATCGTCGTCGACGACGCCTCCCGCGACTCGGACGCAGTCGCCGAGGTCGTACGCCGCCACAGCGCCACCCTCCTCGCACTGACCGAGAACCGCGGACCCGCCGGCGCCCGCAACGCCGGCCTCGTCCGGGTCACCACCCCCTACGTCGCCTTCGTCGACTCCGACGTCACCGCCGTCCCGACGATGCTCGCGCAGCTGGCCGGCCACCTCGCCGACCCGCGGGTCGCGCTGGCGGGACCGCTGGTCCGGGGACATACCGACAAGGCTCGACCCTCCTGGTTCGAACGCCACGACGTGACCGCCTCCTCCCTCTCCCTCGGCACGAGGGCCTGCTCGGTCCGCCCCGGCGCGGCCGTCGGCTGGCTGCCGTCGGCCTGCCTCGTCGCCCGCACCGCCACGCTGAGAGAGGCCGGCGGCTTCGCCGCCGACCTCCGCGTCGGCGAGGACGTCGACCTGGTTTGGCGCCTGGTCGAGGCCGGCCAGGTCGTCCGCTACCAGCCCGATCTGGAAGCGCTGCACGAGGTCCGCGACACCGTCCGCGGCTGGCTCGGCCGCAAGCTCGTCTACGGCACCGGCGGCGCCGAGCTCGGCCGCCGCCACGGGGACGCGATCGCCCCGGCCGTACTCTCACCGGCCATGGCCACCGCTGCAGCCGCGATCCTCGCCGCCCGCTGGTGGTCGACGCCCGCGGCACTCGCCTCGCTGGTCTGGGGGAGTCATGCCGTCGACGCAGCACTCCCGGACGTACCCGGCCGCACCGGACTCGCCATCCGCATCGCCGCCCGCGGACTCGGCTGGTCACTCCGCCAGGAGTCAGCCCTCCTGCTGCGCCACTGGTGGCCGCTCACCGTCGTCGCCTGCCTGCTCAGCCGCACCGCACGCCGCATGGTCCTCGCCGCGCTCGTCGTCGACACCGCCGTCGCCCTCCACGAGACCGACATTCGACCCACGACCCTCCTGGGCCGCCGCCTCGACGACCTCGCCTACGGCACCGGACTCTGGCTCGGTGCCGCGAGATCGCGGTCCGTGCAGTGCCTCACCCCGCGCTTCGCGCGTCAGCCCAGGGCCTCGGTACCGACTCGAGCAAACAACGCTTGA
- a CDS encoding long-chain-fatty-acid--CoA ligase — translation MSSNLANNLIDTARDLGDRPAIRLHGITLDYSQLRRAAGAVAGDLQARGIRPGDRIGIVMPNVPGFPILFYGVLMAGAIAVPMNPLLKSREITYYIQDSGMSLVYGSHAVGDAVAKAANDVGIPALLVGDQGPAALELLGDPLEEPVARSADDTAVLLYTSGTTGNPKGAELTHANMVTNAATTVDTLIQTSPDDVILGCLPLFHVFGLTCGLNAAVKSGALLTLIPRFDAEVALRVLERDKVTVLEGVPTMYSALLNSPDAVSADLSKLRCCIVGGAPMPVEVLKAFESQFGCEVYEGYGLSETAPIACFNQPGKPRKPGTIGTPVRGCQLRLVDEAGNQLSDLTAPGEIQIKGENVMKGYWGRPEATEESIVDGWFSTGDIARLDIDGYYSIVDRKKDVIIRGGYNVYPREVEEVLYEHPAVSEAAVIGIKDVYLGEQIGAAVALKRGARAESDELVEFVRERLADYKYPRKIWFVSSLPKGPTGKILRRNVEPPADR, via the coding sequence ATGTCTTCGAACCTAGCCAACAACCTGATTGATACCGCACGTGACTTGGGCGATAGGCCAGCGATCAGGTTGCACGGCATCACGCTGGACTATTCCCAACTCAGGCGTGCTGCCGGGGCCGTGGCGGGCGATCTGCAAGCTCGGGGTATCCGGCCCGGTGATCGCATAGGCATCGTGATGCCGAACGTCCCGGGGTTTCCCATTCTTTTTTACGGGGTCCTCATGGCTGGGGCCATCGCTGTCCCGATGAACCCCTTGCTGAAGTCCCGCGAGATCACGTACTACATTCAAGATTCCGGTATGTCACTCGTCTATGGCTCTCATGCAGTAGGGGACGCGGTAGCGAAGGCGGCGAACGATGTTGGAATCCCAGCGCTTCTGGTCGGAGACCAAGGCCCCGCCGCTCTGGAACTACTCGGAGACCCTCTCGAGGAACCTGTTGCGCGGAGCGCGGATGACACTGCTGTGTTGCTCTACACCTCCGGAACCACTGGAAATCCTAAGGGAGCAGAACTCACGCACGCCAATATGGTTACAAATGCTGCTACAACCGTAGACACTCTTATCCAAACATCTCCCGATGACGTCATCCTTGGCTGTTTGCCGCTTTTTCACGTATTCGGGCTGACTTGCGGATTGAACGCCGCAGTGAAATCGGGCGCCCTGCTCACGTTGATTCCTAGATTTGACGCAGAAGTGGCGTTACGCGTCCTCGAGCGCGACAAGGTTACGGTTCTAGAAGGCGTTCCCACCATGTACTCCGCGCTCTTGAACTCTCCGGACGCAGTTTCGGCAGACCTGTCGAAACTGCGCTGTTGCATCGTTGGCGGAGCACCGATGCCGGTCGAAGTGTTGAAGGCCTTCGAGAGCCAGTTCGGCTGCGAAGTATATGAAGGCTATGGCCTATCTGAAACAGCTCCTATTGCCTGCTTCAACCAGCCAGGCAAGCCGCGCAAGCCCGGGACGATCGGAACTCCCGTGCGTGGCTGCCAACTCCGGCTAGTCGACGAGGCTGGAAATCAGTTGAGTGACCTCACCGCTCCTGGAGAAATTCAGATCAAGGGCGAGAACGTCATGAAGGGCTACTGGGGCCGACCAGAGGCGACTGAGGAGTCGATCGTGGACGGCTGGTTCAGCACGGGAGATATAGCGCGGCTGGACATCGACGGATACTACAGTATCGTCGATCGAAAGAAGGACGTGATAATCAGGGGCGGGTACAACGTATATCCACGCGAAGTGGAAGAGGTGCTGTACGAGCATCCGGCCGTTTCCGAGGCTGCGGTGATTGGGATCAAGGATGTATACCTCGGGGAGCAGATCGGAGCAGCGGTGGCACTCAAACGGGGAGCCCGAGCCGAGTCCGACGAACTAGTCGAGTTTGTGCGAGAGCGTCTGGCGGACTACAAGTATCCCCGAAAGATCTGGTTCGTGTCGAGCTTGCCGAAGGGCCCTACAGGCAAGATCCTACGCAGAAACGTCGAGCCCCCGGCCGACCGCTGA
- a CDS encoding mycofactocin-coupled SDR family oxidoreductase — translation MDADEVGRVALVTGAARGIGAATVRGLVAEGVRVVALDWCAGEDSPAGYPQATKADLDTLVASLPTGWVEPVVGDVRDPAALTAAVDAATDRWGRLDIAVAAAAVIAGGRPLWEDDSLDLQWQIDVAGVWNTAVAAVPAMLAGPDPSGCRFVALASAAGTRGLFHLAAYNAAKHAVVGLAKGLAADLAGTGVAACAVSPGSTDTAMLAATADLYAVSTDDLAAHQLLRRTLTPDEVAATVVHACSRAGAVLNGSVVAADGGFGG, via the coding sequence GTGGATGCAGACGAGGTGGGACGGGTGGCGCTGGTGACCGGTGCGGCTCGCGGAATCGGCGCCGCTACCGTCCGTGGTCTGGTGGCCGAGGGCGTACGCGTCGTCGCGCTCGACTGGTGTGCGGGTGAGGACTCGCCGGCCGGCTATCCCCAGGCCACGAAGGCAGACCTCGACACCCTCGTAGCCTCGCTCCCGACCGGCTGGGTCGAGCCGGTCGTCGGTGACGTACGCGATCCGGCGGCGCTCACCGCCGCGGTCGATGCCGCGACCGACAGGTGGGGACGGCTCGACATCGCCGTCGCCGCCGCCGCGGTGATCGCCGGCGGCCGCCCGTTGTGGGAAGACGACTCGCTCGACCTGCAATGGCAGATCGACGTCGCCGGGGTCTGGAACACCGCGGTCGCGGCTGTTCCCGCGATGCTCGCCGGGCCCGACCCCAGCGGCTGCAGGTTCGTCGCACTAGCCTCCGCAGCGGGCACGCGAGGGCTGTTCCACCTCGCCGCCTACAACGCCGCCAAGCACGCCGTGGTCGGGCTGGCGAAGGGCTTGGCCGCCGACCTCGCTGGGACCGGGGTCGCCGCCTGTGCCGTCTCACCGGGCTCCACCGACACCGCGATGCTCGCCGCGACCGCCGACCTCTACGCGGTCAGCACCGACGACCTCGCCGCCCACCAGCTGCTGCGCCGCACGCTCACGCCCGACGAGGTCGCCGCCACCGTCGTCCACGCCTGCTCGCGTGCCGGGGCGGTCCTCAACGGCTCGGTCGTCGCCGCCGACGGAGGCTTCGGCGGATGA
- a CDS encoding cupin domain-containing protein, whose translation MATKSDVDQIQVDQIQPSTTRDGESYVSHRDDVHFTMTGDFMTGVDFWTHATGETTQGQLIVIETNWVRGTEPVWHIHHREEEGFFVMSGEIKIHTEEGSHSAGAGQFVWGRKDQRHTYEVVGEEARILVIFVPGPDSNGFEPGGGIDKYFYEARNRELRTPEQLTAEVENLKTNYGLEMFPEIPHPRDL comes from the coding sequence ATGGCCACCAAGTCCGATGTCGACCAGATTCAGGTCGACCAGATTCAGCCGTCGACAACCCGCGACGGAGAGAGCTACGTCTCCCACCGCGACGATGTGCACTTCACCATGACCGGCGACTTCATGACCGGCGTGGACTTCTGGACCCACGCCACCGGGGAGACCACCCAGGGCCAGCTGATCGTCATCGAGACGAACTGGGTTCGCGGGACCGAGCCGGTCTGGCACATCCACCACCGCGAGGAGGAGGGCTTCTTCGTGATGAGCGGCGAGATCAAGATCCACACCGAAGAGGGGTCCCACAGCGCCGGCGCCGGACAGTTCGTCTGGGGCCGCAAGGACCAGCGACACACCTACGAGGTCGTGGGCGAGGAGGCCCGAATCCTCGTGATCTTCGTGCCCGGACCCGACAGCAACGGCTTCGAGCCCGGAGGCGGCATCGACAAATACTTCTACGAAGCCCGCAACCGAGAGCTGCGCACCCCCGAGCAACTCACCGCCGAGGTCGAGAACCTCAAGACCAACTACGGACTCGAGATGTTCCCCGAGATCCCCCACCCCCGAGACCTCTAA